The Scyliorhinus canicula chromosome 11, sScyCan1.1, whole genome shotgun sequence genome contains a region encoding:
- the arhgef3 gene encoding rho guanine nucleotide exchange factor 3 isoform X2, with the protein MVAKDYPYCIAAKRTNCALEVQTVSSSIKETEEPSNKRVKPLSRVTSLANLIPPVKATPLKRFSQTLQRSISFRSDSRPEIFTPRPSSRHGPPAIAKRRDSKLWSETFDIRVNQMLTAKEIKRQEAIFELSQGEQVLIEDLKLAKKAYHDPMLKLSIMTEQELNQIFGTLDSLIPLHEDLLSRLREARKPDGTTEHVGNILVGWLPCLNSYDSYCSNQVAAKALLDHKKQDHRVHDFLQRCLESPFSRKLDLWNFLDIPRSRLVKYPLLLKEILRHTPNDHPDKQHLEEAISIVQGIVAEINKKTGESECQYYKERLVFLEESQKDPLIENSKVLCCHGDLKNNRGAKLHVFLFQEVLVITRVVTCSEQLCYQLYRQPIPVGDLVLDDLQDGEVRLGGSIRGAFSNNERTKNFFRVSFVDPSEGQSHSLQANDAFNKQQWLNCIRQAKEAVRRSLGDAGILGCDRHTHLTPNGIRMSHEEPKLERMDQSDNESDCSMDTSEISGDYEQMEETDCCVNRKRIETDV; encoded by the exons gaaCCCAGTAACAAACGGGTGAAGCCGCTTTCCCGGGTCACATCTTTAGCTAATCTCATTCCTCCTGTGAAAGCCACACCTCTGAAACGATTCAGCCAGACATTACAG CGTTCCATTAGCTTTCGAAGTGACAGCCGACCTGAAATTTTCACCCCGAGACCCTCTTCTAGACATGGGCCCCCTGCTATTGCAAAGCGTCGAGATAGCAAACTCTGGAGTGAAACATTTGACATTCGTGTCAATCAAATGCTCACAGCTAAGGAAATCAAAAGGCAAGAG GCAATTTTTGAACTTTCCCAGGGAGAACAAGTTTTAATTGAAGACTTGAAGCTCGCAAAAAAG GCTTATCATGATCCAATGCTCAAACTCTCCATTATGACTGAACAGGAGCTGAATCAGATATTTGGCACACTGGATTCCCTTATTCCCTTGCATGAAG ATCTTCTGAGTCGACTCCGAGAAGCCAGGAAACCAGATGGCACGACAGAGCACGTTGGCAATATCCTTGTAGGCTGG cTCCCTTGCTTAAACTCCTACGATAGTTACTGCAGCAACCAGGTGGCAGCCAAAGCCCTTTTGGATCACAAGAAACAAGATCATCGAGTCCATGACTTTCTACAACGCTGTTTAGAATCTCCTTTTAGTCGTAAGCTGGATCTCTGGAATTTTCTGGATATCCCGCGTAGTCGACTGGTGAAGTATCCTTTGCTCTTAAAAGAAATCCTCAGGCATACTCCAAATGACCACCCGGATAAGCAGCACTTGGAAGAAGCA ATTAGCATTGTTCAAGGGATTGTCGCTGAAATCAACAAGAAGACGGGGGAGTCAGAATGCCAGTATTATAAGGAGAGGCTTGTTTTCCTTGAGGAGAGTCAAAAAGATCCACTGATTGAAAATTCAAAAGTGCTCTGCTGTCACGGAGACTTGAAGAACAATAGAGGAGCA AAGCTCCATGTTTTCCTGTTTCAAGAGGTGCTTGTAATTACCAGAGTGGTGACATGCAGTGAGCAGCTTTGCTACCAGCTGTATAGGCAGCCCATCCCTGTCGGAGATCTGGTGCTGGATGACCTACAGGATGGGGAGGTACGATTAGGTGGATCTATTAGAGGCGCCTTCAGCAATAATGAGAGAA CAAAAAACTTCTTCAGAGTCAGCTTTGTAGATCCTTCTGAAGGGCAGTCCCACTCACTTCAGGCAAATGATGCCTTCAACAAGCAGCAGTGGCTGAACTGCATCAGACAGGCTAAAGAGGCTGTGCGACGTTCGTTAGGTGATGCAGGAATTTTGGGGTGTGACAGGCACACGCACCTAACTCCAAATGGGATCAGGATGTCCCATGAAGAACCAAAGCTTGAAAGAATGGACCAATCGGACAATGAATCTGACTGCAGTATGGATACCAGTGAGATTAGTGGGGACTATGAACAGATGGAAGAAACGGACTGTTGTGTAAATCGGAAAAGAATAGAGACAGATGTTTGA
- the arhgef3 gene encoding rho guanine nucleotide exchange factor 3 isoform X4, with the protein MEIKKYKEPSNKRVKPLSRVTSLANLIPPVKATPLKRFSQTLQRSISFRSDSRPEIFTPRPSSRHGPPAIAKRRDSKLWSETFDIRVNQMLTAKEIKRQEAIFELSQGEQVLIEDLKLAKKAYHDPMLKLSIMTEQELNQIFGTLDSLIPLHEDLLSRLREARKPDGTTEHVGNILVGWLPCLNSYDSYCSNQVAAKALLDHKKQDHRVHDFLQRCLESPFSRKLDLWNFLDIPRSRLVKYPLLLKEILRHTPNDHPDKQHLEEAISIVQGIVAEINKKTGESECQYYKERLVFLEESQKDPLIENSKVLCCHGDLKNNRGAKLHVFLFQEVLVITRVVTCSEQLCYQLYRQPIPVGDLVLDDLQDGEVRLGGSIRGAFSNNERTKNFFRVSFVDPSEGQSHSLQANDAFNKQQWLNCIRQAKEAVRRSLGDAGILGCDRHTHLTPNGIRMSHEEPKLERMDQSDNESDCSMDTSEISGDYEQMEETDCCVNRKRIETDV; encoded by the exons ATGGAGATTAAAAAATACAAG gaaCCCAGTAACAAACGGGTGAAGCCGCTTTCCCGGGTCACATCTTTAGCTAATCTCATTCCTCCTGTGAAAGCCACACCTCTGAAACGATTCAGCCAGACATTACAG CGTTCCATTAGCTTTCGAAGTGACAGCCGACCTGAAATTTTCACCCCGAGACCCTCTTCTAGACATGGGCCCCCTGCTATTGCAAAGCGTCGAGATAGCAAACTCTGGAGTGAAACATTTGACATTCGTGTCAATCAAATGCTCACAGCTAAGGAAATCAAAAGGCAAGAG GCAATTTTTGAACTTTCCCAGGGAGAACAAGTTTTAATTGAAGACTTGAAGCTCGCAAAAAAG GCTTATCATGATCCAATGCTCAAACTCTCCATTATGACTGAACAGGAGCTGAATCAGATATTTGGCACACTGGATTCCCTTATTCCCTTGCATGAAG ATCTTCTGAGTCGACTCCGAGAAGCCAGGAAACCAGATGGCACGACAGAGCACGTTGGCAATATCCTTGTAGGCTGG cTCCCTTGCTTAAACTCCTACGATAGTTACTGCAGCAACCAGGTGGCAGCCAAAGCCCTTTTGGATCACAAGAAACAAGATCATCGAGTCCATGACTTTCTACAACGCTGTTTAGAATCTCCTTTTAGTCGTAAGCTGGATCTCTGGAATTTTCTGGATATCCCGCGTAGTCGACTGGTGAAGTATCCTTTGCTCTTAAAAGAAATCCTCAGGCATACTCCAAATGACCACCCGGATAAGCAGCACTTGGAAGAAGCA ATTAGCATTGTTCAAGGGATTGTCGCTGAAATCAACAAGAAGACGGGGGAGTCAGAATGCCAGTATTATAAGGAGAGGCTTGTTTTCCTTGAGGAGAGTCAAAAAGATCCACTGATTGAAAATTCAAAAGTGCTCTGCTGTCACGGAGACTTGAAGAACAATAGAGGAGCA AAGCTCCATGTTTTCCTGTTTCAAGAGGTGCTTGTAATTACCAGAGTGGTGACATGCAGTGAGCAGCTTTGCTACCAGCTGTATAGGCAGCCCATCCCTGTCGGAGATCTGGTGCTGGATGACCTACAGGATGGGGAGGTACGATTAGGTGGATCTATTAGAGGCGCCTTCAGCAATAATGAGAGAA CAAAAAACTTCTTCAGAGTCAGCTTTGTAGATCCTTCTGAAGGGCAGTCCCACTCACTTCAGGCAAATGATGCCTTCAACAAGCAGCAGTGGCTGAACTGCATCAGACAGGCTAAAGAGGCTGTGCGACGTTCGTTAGGTGATGCAGGAATTTTGGGGTGTGACAGGCACACGCACCTAACTCCAAATGGGATCAGGATGTCCCATGAAGAACCAAAGCTTGAAAGAATGGACCAATCGGACAATGAATCTGACTGCAGTATGGATACCAGTGAGATTAGTGGGGACTATGAACAGATGGAAGAAACGGACTGTTGTGTAAATCGGAAAAGAATAGAGACAGATGTTTGA
- the arhgef3 gene encoding rho guanine nucleotide exchange factor 3 isoform X1: MQTVNSKHDVTRSTLQQGSTSSLLSTVSGWNFKGKKRKQRKRDEDSLSLCSLDGSEPSNKRVKPLSRVTSLANLIPPVKATPLKRFSQTLQRSISFRSDSRPEIFTPRPSSRHGPPAIAKRRDSKLWSETFDIRVNQMLTAKEIKRQEAIFELSQGEQVLIEDLKLAKKAYHDPMLKLSIMTEQELNQIFGTLDSLIPLHEDLLSRLREARKPDGTTEHVGNILVGWLPCLNSYDSYCSNQVAAKALLDHKKQDHRVHDFLQRCLESPFSRKLDLWNFLDIPRSRLVKYPLLLKEILRHTPNDHPDKQHLEEAISIVQGIVAEINKKTGESECQYYKERLVFLEESQKDPLIENSKVLCCHGDLKNNRGAKLHVFLFQEVLVITRVVTCSEQLCYQLYRQPIPVGDLVLDDLQDGEVRLGGSIRGAFSNNERTKNFFRVSFVDPSEGQSHSLQANDAFNKQQWLNCIRQAKEAVRRSLGDAGILGCDRHTHLTPNGIRMSHEEPKLERMDQSDNESDCSMDTSEISGDYEQMEETDCCVNRKRIETDV, encoded by the exons gaaCCCAGTAACAAACGGGTGAAGCCGCTTTCCCGGGTCACATCTTTAGCTAATCTCATTCCTCCTGTGAAAGCCACACCTCTGAAACGATTCAGCCAGACATTACAG CGTTCCATTAGCTTTCGAAGTGACAGCCGACCTGAAATTTTCACCCCGAGACCCTCTTCTAGACATGGGCCCCCTGCTATTGCAAAGCGTCGAGATAGCAAACTCTGGAGTGAAACATTTGACATTCGTGTCAATCAAATGCTCACAGCTAAGGAAATCAAAAGGCAAGAG GCAATTTTTGAACTTTCCCAGGGAGAACAAGTTTTAATTGAAGACTTGAAGCTCGCAAAAAAG GCTTATCATGATCCAATGCTCAAACTCTCCATTATGACTGAACAGGAGCTGAATCAGATATTTGGCACACTGGATTCCCTTATTCCCTTGCATGAAG ATCTTCTGAGTCGACTCCGAGAAGCCAGGAAACCAGATGGCACGACAGAGCACGTTGGCAATATCCTTGTAGGCTGG cTCCCTTGCTTAAACTCCTACGATAGTTACTGCAGCAACCAGGTGGCAGCCAAAGCCCTTTTGGATCACAAGAAACAAGATCATCGAGTCCATGACTTTCTACAACGCTGTTTAGAATCTCCTTTTAGTCGTAAGCTGGATCTCTGGAATTTTCTGGATATCCCGCGTAGTCGACTGGTGAAGTATCCTTTGCTCTTAAAAGAAATCCTCAGGCATACTCCAAATGACCACCCGGATAAGCAGCACTTGGAAGAAGCA ATTAGCATTGTTCAAGGGATTGTCGCTGAAATCAACAAGAAGACGGGGGAGTCAGAATGCCAGTATTATAAGGAGAGGCTTGTTTTCCTTGAGGAGAGTCAAAAAGATCCACTGATTGAAAATTCAAAAGTGCTCTGCTGTCACGGAGACTTGAAGAACAATAGAGGAGCA AAGCTCCATGTTTTCCTGTTTCAAGAGGTGCTTGTAATTACCAGAGTGGTGACATGCAGTGAGCAGCTTTGCTACCAGCTGTATAGGCAGCCCATCCCTGTCGGAGATCTGGTGCTGGATGACCTACAGGATGGGGAGGTACGATTAGGTGGATCTATTAGAGGCGCCTTCAGCAATAATGAGAGAA CAAAAAACTTCTTCAGAGTCAGCTTTGTAGATCCTTCTGAAGGGCAGTCCCACTCACTTCAGGCAAATGATGCCTTCAACAAGCAGCAGTGGCTGAACTGCATCAGACAGGCTAAAGAGGCTGTGCGACGTTCGTTAGGTGATGCAGGAATTTTGGGGTGTGACAGGCACACGCACCTAACTCCAAATGGGATCAGGATGTCCCATGAAGAACCAAAGCTTGAAAGAATGGACCAATCGGACAATGAATCTGACTGCAGTATGGATACCAGTGAGATTAGTGGGGACTATGAACAGATGGAAGAAACGGACTGTTGTGTAAATCGGAAAAGAATAGAGACAGATGTTTGA
- the arhgef3 gene encoding rho guanine nucleotide exchange factor 3 isoform X3, translated as MVWCCFFVHQKKRKQRKRDEDSLSLCSLDGSEPSNKRVKPLSRVTSLANLIPPVKATPLKRFSQTLQRSISFRSDSRPEIFTPRPSSRHGPPAIAKRRDSKLWSETFDIRVNQMLTAKEIKRQEAIFELSQGEQVLIEDLKLAKKAYHDPMLKLSIMTEQELNQIFGTLDSLIPLHEDLLSRLREARKPDGTTEHVGNILVGWLPCLNSYDSYCSNQVAAKALLDHKKQDHRVHDFLQRCLESPFSRKLDLWNFLDIPRSRLVKYPLLLKEILRHTPNDHPDKQHLEEAISIVQGIVAEINKKTGESECQYYKERLVFLEESQKDPLIENSKVLCCHGDLKNNRGAKLHVFLFQEVLVITRVVTCSEQLCYQLYRQPIPVGDLVLDDLQDGEVRLGGSIRGAFSNNERTKNFFRVSFVDPSEGQSHSLQANDAFNKQQWLNCIRQAKEAVRRSLGDAGILGCDRHTHLTPNGIRMSHEEPKLERMDQSDNESDCSMDTSEISGDYEQMEETDCCVNRKRIETDV; from the exons gaaCCCAGTAACAAACGGGTGAAGCCGCTTTCCCGGGTCACATCTTTAGCTAATCTCATTCCTCCTGTGAAAGCCACACCTCTGAAACGATTCAGCCAGACATTACAG CGTTCCATTAGCTTTCGAAGTGACAGCCGACCTGAAATTTTCACCCCGAGACCCTCTTCTAGACATGGGCCCCCTGCTATTGCAAAGCGTCGAGATAGCAAACTCTGGAGTGAAACATTTGACATTCGTGTCAATCAAATGCTCACAGCTAAGGAAATCAAAAGGCAAGAG GCAATTTTTGAACTTTCCCAGGGAGAACAAGTTTTAATTGAAGACTTGAAGCTCGCAAAAAAG GCTTATCATGATCCAATGCTCAAACTCTCCATTATGACTGAACAGGAGCTGAATCAGATATTTGGCACACTGGATTCCCTTATTCCCTTGCATGAAG ATCTTCTGAGTCGACTCCGAGAAGCCAGGAAACCAGATGGCACGACAGAGCACGTTGGCAATATCCTTGTAGGCTGG cTCCCTTGCTTAAACTCCTACGATAGTTACTGCAGCAACCAGGTGGCAGCCAAAGCCCTTTTGGATCACAAGAAACAAGATCATCGAGTCCATGACTTTCTACAACGCTGTTTAGAATCTCCTTTTAGTCGTAAGCTGGATCTCTGGAATTTTCTGGATATCCCGCGTAGTCGACTGGTGAAGTATCCTTTGCTCTTAAAAGAAATCCTCAGGCATACTCCAAATGACCACCCGGATAAGCAGCACTTGGAAGAAGCA ATTAGCATTGTTCAAGGGATTGTCGCTGAAATCAACAAGAAGACGGGGGAGTCAGAATGCCAGTATTATAAGGAGAGGCTTGTTTTCCTTGAGGAGAGTCAAAAAGATCCACTGATTGAAAATTCAAAAGTGCTCTGCTGTCACGGAGACTTGAAGAACAATAGAGGAGCA AAGCTCCATGTTTTCCTGTTTCAAGAGGTGCTTGTAATTACCAGAGTGGTGACATGCAGTGAGCAGCTTTGCTACCAGCTGTATAGGCAGCCCATCCCTGTCGGAGATCTGGTGCTGGATGACCTACAGGATGGGGAGGTACGATTAGGTGGATCTATTAGAGGCGCCTTCAGCAATAATGAGAGAA CAAAAAACTTCTTCAGAGTCAGCTTTGTAGATCCTTCTGAAGGGCAGTCCCACTCACTTCAGGCAAATGATGCCTTCAACAAGCAGCAGTGGCTGAACTGCATCAGACAGGCTAAAGAGGCTGTGCGACGTTCGTTAGGTGATGCAGGAATTTTGGGGTGTGACAGGCACACGCACCTAACTCCAAATGGGATCAGGATGTCCCATGAAGAACCAAAGCTTGAAAGAATGGACCAATCGGACAATGAATCTGACTGCAGTATGGATACCAGTGAGATTAGTGGGGACTATGAACAGATGGAAGAAACGGACTGTTGTGTAAATCGGAAAAGAATAGAGACAGATGTTTGA